From the Capnocytophaga sp. oral taxon 878 genome, the window TTCATAATTGGTTGCATTTTTCGGATTGTATGAACAATGGAGGTACCTCACAGCTTTTTATAGACTTTTCGCCTTCTGCTACAGGCAAAGTAGGGCAAGTAGTGCGATTCCTTCATGACCCCGATGAAATGGTAGTCATTGCCGACAGCTTTGACGATTACCTGAAAATGCTTATGAAAAATGGCTATTGCTTTGTAGATGAAATGAATTTTGAGTAATAAAATGAAAAACCTCAATATCTAAATCTTATGAATAATAAACCAATTACTGCGCAAGAGCGCAAAAACAGAAGTATAGCAATACTTGCGTCGCAAGGCGTACCTTATATAGAACATTTGCCCTTTCGTTATGAAACAGAGGAAGTAACCCCTCGTGATAAAAAAGAAGTCATTGAGCGGGCAGTATGCTCATTTGCTTCTATAATGTGTGCTTTATCTATCAGTGAAGGTGAATATTCTGAAGAGGATAGAGTATATGCAGAAGATTTTCTTTCAGAAAAATACAATGCCCTTGAGTTGCTAACTCCTATGGAACAGCAGGTGATTGCAGGTACTATAAGTGAGGCAGGAGCTATGAATGCCTCTTGGAAATACGAGTCATTATGGGTATTACTATGGGCTCTGGGCATCGTAGAAGAACTATCATTCCCCAATGAGATTTGCGATTGCGATTTGATAATGGATACAATGGACGAGTTTGAGGGGCTTGATGACTTTATGGCACATACCACCCTGCGCCCCATAGAAGAAATCTTGCAAGCCTTAGACTTGCACTATCGCTACCACTGGACAACAGTAAATGCTCGTATATACGGTTCGGACTTAGCAGGTTTAGACGAAGATATCGTAATGGAACGCCGTGCTGGCTTGGAATGGTTGTGTTGCAAAGGACAAGAGAACGACAATCTTACCGATAGCGACAACGCTTGGGATTACCCCGAACTAGGTACTTAATAAGTTAGAGAATAGGAAATAGAGAATAGGAATTAGCACATCGCTGGCGCGAGCTTATAGCTCGTGCCTTGTTAACAATTCAAAATGAAAATCATCTCTAAATTCAAAGATTACTACGACTATAAAGTAGCTGAGTACGGCATAGACGAAAACCTTATCTATGACCGACGGTTGCCTGCGGGGGTAGGTGTTGGCACTCCGCAAAGGAGCTGGATTACCTTCGAGAATGCTACTGATAATGAGGCACTGCACTCGGCTCTCTATGTGGGGAATACACTTGTGCACCTCTTTGCTACTCCCTCTAAAATATATACCCAGTGGGACTTTGCTGACCCTGATGATTGGCATTACAATCTATTTGATTTGTGGTATGGCGACCGTTATGTGCTGATGAATGATGGGAAAGAAATTAGGATAACCTCCTACTTATCGGCTACTTGTGACACCTTACTTGAACAAATGGAAGCCCCGCGCGAGCAGAATATCTTTAAGTTGGAAGAGCGACCGCCGTGGCTGGTATTGAAAAGTCCGTTGTTGCTCATTTACAACAAAGACTATAGAGAAAATAATAGGGCTACCCATTATATAAATTTGCAGGAACTCGGCATCTATATTGACCCTGATTTTGTATGGCAGCATATCGTGCAGTACCTTTCCGACCTGAAAACCCAAGCCGAGCAATCGCCCGAACTGCCTAACAACTTGAAAATAGACAGCAAAGGTTTTGACAAAAAACGTTCTTTTCGCCCTAAAATGAAAGATTAGCTTTTCTTCGATAAAATAAATATATAACACCCTTGATATGAATATTGCTCTTGCTAGTTTTGGAATGAGTGGGCGTGTGTTTCACGCTCCTTTCATTGCTGCCCACCCGCAGCTGAACCTATATGCAATAGTAGAGCGACACCGCTCGGACTCACGTGCTTTGTACCCAGAGGCGAAGCTATTGCGCTCGGTAGAGGAAATGCTACAAGACCCTTGTATTGATTTGGTAGTGGTGAATACTCCTATCCAAACGCATTACGCTTATGCTAAAGCGGCCTTGCTGGCTGGGAAGAATGTATTGGTAGAAAAGCCTTTTACTGTGACCCTTGCTGAAGCACAAGAGCTGAACTCGATAGCTATAGCACAGCAGAAGCTGCTGAGTGTGTACCAAAACAGGCGTTATGATGGTGATTACCTTAAAGTGAAGGAGGTAGTGGAAAGTGGTGTGCTGGGGGAACTGAAGGAGGTAGAAATTCGTTTTGACCGCTTTCGGAGTGAAATTAGTAGTAAAGCCCATAAGGAGAGTGCGCTGCCTGGTGGTGGTGCGCTGTATGACCTTGGGGCGCACCTTGTAGACCAAGCTTTGCAGCTTTTTGGTAAGCCCAAAAAAATAATCACCGATTTGGGTTACCTTAGGAAAGGTACTCAAACTGATGATTATTTTGAACTCATTTTTATGTATGACAATCAGCTTAGGGTGCGGCTGAAATCGACTACATTTGCACTGGAACGCCAATGGGAGTATACGCTGCACGGGAGTGAAGGCTCTTTCTTACAACAGCGTTTTGATGGACAAGAGGCGGCTTTGGTAGCTGGGGCTACCCCCTCACCTACCCCTTGGCTGCCTACCATTGGTGAGCCTAATGGGATACTACACACCCTTGGTGGTGGGCGTGAGCTTACTACTGCACAAGATGGTAATTACTGGCATTTTTATGAGGCTTTGTACCAAGCACTAATAGGCAATGGTAAAAACCCTGTGCCTGCGGCTGATGCCATTGAGGTAATTAGATGGTTGGAAAATCAGCCGATATTACAATCTTCCTTGTAAGAACTTCTTTACTTTTTTGCGGTCGTAGCCTTTTGCTTCTTCTAAATCTTCACTTTTTTGGGTAAAGAGTACTTCGCCTTTGGGGCTGAGGATAAGAAAGGCGGGGTAGCCATATTGGTTACCTGGGTTGCCGTATTTGTTAAAGGCTTTTTCATTCTTATTTTCGGGAGAGTAGTTAAGATGATAAAAGATGTACTTTTTGTTCAGGATGCGTTTTAGCTCGGGGTCGGTAGTTACGAGGTGGTTAAAGCGCAGGCACCATACGCACCAGTTACCGCCTATTTGCACTAAAAGTTTTTTGTGCTGTTTTTTGGCTTGGGCGAGCAGCTGGGTGATGCGGGCATCGCCGTCTTCTTGGGGATTATAGGGCTGCTGGTAGGCAGCTTTTTCTTTATTTACATCGTCACTACTTTGAGCTAAAGCAGTAGTTATTGCCCCACATAGGAGGGCAGCTATTAAAATATATTTTCTCATCATAACAAAAAAGGCACAAAAACTGTGCCTTTTATTTTTAACCGTTGTTTTTTAGGGGATTAAATTACCTCATTGAGGTATGCTTTAAGCATCCAAACGTTCTTTTCTTGTTCGGAAACGAATCCGCTAATGAGAGAGTTGGTACCTTCGTCGCCTATTTCGTCGGAAAGGGTAAGTAATTCTCTTTCAAGGGGAAGAAGTGCGCTAATGGTGTTGATTACCAAACGTACGGTTTTGTCGTCGTCAAAAATGTTTTCTCCTACGGGTACGGTAGCGTGTTTCACATAAGATTGCAAAGTGTGGAAAGGCACGCCGCCGAGAGTAAGGATACGTTCGGCGATTTGATCGACTTGTTCTTGGGCAGAGTTGTAAAGTTCTTCGAACTTAATGTGTAGTTCAAAGAAGCGTTTTCCTTTGATATTCCAGTGTACCCCGCGTAGGTTTTGGTAGTAGGTTTGGTAATTGGCAAGCAATACATTTAGTAAGCTAACTTCTTTTTCGACTTGGGCTTTGTTAAGCCCTAAAGTATTTAAACTCATAATTTGTTCTTTTTAAAATTCTACGGTGCAAAGGTAAGGCATTTCTTGCTACAATGGTGTTGTTTTATTATAGATTTTTCAGATTTTAGAATAAGATTTTTATAGGTAAGAGGTAAGAGATAAGATGAAATGAGGAAAATGTAGTGTTTTGGGGATTTTGTTGTGAATTTAGCAAAGGGGGATACAGAAATCGAAGGGGTTGATAATGAGCGATGTAAGGTCTTTCCTTCGTTTATAGTTCGTTTATCCTTCGTTATAGGTTCGTTCATCCTAAGGGATAGCTGTATGGTGGTTGGGGTGATGCTGGAAGTGTAATTAGTTGATTATAAGGTGATTGTGTTTTTAAGGGGGATGTAGGATTGGGGTTGGGAATTATTGAAGGATTGGCAATAAAAAGGGGGAAAAGATGTATTTTTGACAATAATTAAAAGATGAGGGGTAAGGGGTTTGGGGTGGTGGAGTTGGTATTTTTTAGAAGAAGTGAGTATTATTGGGGGGTTGTTGGGGTATGATTGGAGGAGGGTGTGAGATTTTGTGTATTGGATGTGATTAAGAAATTGGGGGATTTGGTAATTCAAAAATTATTCGTACCTTTGCAGCCTTAAACTATGATATTATAGAGAGATTTAATTTGTATGGAAACCAGAAAATTTAACAACAACTACAAAAAAAACAACTACGCTTCCGATGGGAATACGGAACGTAAACCTTACAACAACTCGTCGTACAAAAACAACGACAACCGCAAGAGTTATAGCAGTAATGGGCGAAAAGAGTACAATGAGAGTCCTTATAAAAAGAATTCGTACTCGCAAAACAATGAAAACAGGAGCTATAACAAGCCTTATTCGGGAGAAAGTAACAATTCTGAACGCAATAACCGCTATAATAACAACAATTCTGAACGCAATAACCGCTATAATAACAATAATTCTGAACGCAATAACGGTTATAGTAACAATAACCGATACAATAACAGCGAAAACCGCTATAACAATAGCGAGAATAGGTATAACAGCGGCGAAAATAGATATAACAACGGCGATAAATACGCTAAAAATGACTATCGCGGGGGTAATAACAATAGGTATAACAATAATAACGAAAATAAGTACAGCAGTAACAACAATCGTTATAACAACGGGAATAAATTCAACAAAAAACCTTTTGCCAATACCTATAAAAATAACTCGGAGCCTG encodes:
- a CDS encoding Gfo/Idh/MocA family oxidoreductase, producing the protein MNIALASFGMSGRVFHAPFIAAHPQLNLYAIVERHRSDSRALYPEAKLLRSVEEMLQDPCIDLVVVNTPIQTHYAYAKAALLAGKNVLVEKPFTVTLAEAQELNSIAIAQQKLLSVYQNRRYDGDYLKVKEVVESGVLGELKEVEIRFDRFRSEISSKAHKESALPGGGALYDLGAHLVDQALQLFGKPKKIITDLGYLRKGTQTDDYFELIFMYDNQLRVRLKSTTFALERQWEYTLHGSEGSFLQQRFDGQEAALVAGATPSPTPWLPTIGEPNGILHTLGGGRELTTAQDGNYWHFYEALYQALIGNGKNPVPAADAIEVIRWLENQPILQSSL
- a CDS encoding Dps family protein, which produces MSLNTLGLNKAQVEKEVSLLNVLLANYQTYYQNLRGVHWNIKGKRFFELHIKFEELYNSAQEQVDQIAERILTLGGVPFHTLQSYVKHATVPVGENIFDDDKTVRLVINTISALLPLERELLTLSDEIGDEGTNSLISGFVSEQEKNVWMLKAYLNEVI
- a CDS encoding DUF4272 domain-containing protein; translated protein: MNNKPITAQERKNRSIAILASQGVPYIEHLPFRYETEEVTPRDKKEVIERAVCSFASIMCALSISEGEYSEEDRVYAEDFLSEKYNALELLTPMEQQVIAGTISEAGAMNASWKYESLWVLLWALGIVEELSFPNEICDCDLIMDTMDEFEGLDDFMAHTTLRPIEEILQALDLHYRYHWTTVNARIYGSDLAGLDEDIVMERRAGLEWLCCKGQENDNLTDSDNAWDYPELGT
- a CDS encoding thioredoxin family protein, with amino-acid sequence MRKYILIAALLCGAITTALAQSSDDVNKEKAAYQQPYNPQEDGDARITQLLAQAKKQHKKLLVQIGGNWCVWCLRFNHLVTTDPELKRILNKKYIFYHLNYSPENKNEKAFNKYGNPGNQYGYPAFLILSPKGEVLFTQKSEDLEEAKGYDRKKVKKFLQGRL